GCCCCTTCAGCGTGCGGCCGGTAAAGGGTGTGTTTTTCCCCTTACCGACAAATTGTTCGGGATGCACCGTTTGTTCATATAGGGGATCGATAATAGTAATATCCGCCGCACAGCCCTCGGCCAGCGTACCCCGGTCAACACCCAATATACGGGCCGGGTACAGCGCTAATTTGGCCACCGCCTGCAAGGGCGTGAGGATGCCGGTATGCACCAGCTCGGTCCAAACCAGCCCTACTGCGGTCTCCAGCCCCACCAGGCCAAAGGGAGCGAGGTCAAACTCCACATTTTTTTCATCAAAAGTATGGGGAGCGTGATCTGTGGCGATCACATCAATAGTGCCGTCGGCCAGCCCCTCGCGCACCGCCTGCACGTCATTCTCCCCGCGCAGCGGCGGGTTAACCTTGGCCGCAGTATTGTAACGCACCACTGCCCGGTCGGTTAAGGTGAAGTGATGCGGTGTTGCTTCCGCGGTTACCGGATATCCCCGTCTTTTAGCCTCCCGTACCAGCGCCACCGATCCCGCGGTGCTGATATGGGCTATGTGCAGCGGGCAGCCTGTTTCAGCCGCCAATATAATATCGCGAGCCACCATAACTTCTTCAGCGGAAGCAGGTATTCCCTTCAGTCCCAATATAGTGGAATGATAGCCCTCGTGCATCACCCCGTCCGCAGCCAGTGTTTGATCCTCGCAGTGGGAGATCACACAAACGCCCAGCATCTTACAGTACTGCATGGCGCGCCGCATTATTCCGGCGTTCGGCACCGGCCGTCCATCATCGGAAAAAGCCACCGCCCCGGCGTCCCGCATGTCCGCCAGTTCGGCCAACTCCTCGCCCCGGCTGCCCCTGGTAACGGCACCGATGGGGTAAACATCAGCCCGCCCTGCTTCGGCTGCCCGCTTGCAAATAAATTCAATAATAAAGCGGTTGTCCGCCACCGGATCGGTATTAGGCATACAAGCCACACCGGCAAAGCCTCCCCGGGCCGCCGCCGCGGTACCGCTGGCAATGGTTTCCTTGGCCTCGTAGCCCGGCTCCCGCAAGTGTACGTGCATATCCAGAAATCCCGGCGCCACCAGCTTACCGGCGGCATCAACTATTTTTGTGTTCTCATCCGGCACAAAACGGGCCGAGATGATACCATCTTGCACATATAAATCGGCCTGCTCATCCCTGCCCGAAGCAGGGTCAATTATCCGGCCGTCCTTAATAATCAGCTTCATTATGAGCACCTCCTCCGGTAAGCAGGTACAGCAAGGCCATGCGTACCGCCACCCCGTTGGTCACTTGTTCTGCGATCAGCGCCGCCGGCCCATCGGCAATTTCATGGGCGATTTCCACCCCGCGGTTCATCGGCCCCGGGTGCATGACCAGCGCATCCGGCTTGGCCAGGGCCAGGCGCTCCCTGTTTAAACCATACAGCCGGGCATATTCCCGCAGCCCCGGGAACAAGCCCTGCCGCTGCCTTTCCTTTTGAATACGCAGCATAATAACCACATCCGCGCCCTTTAAAGCCTCTTCGGGCCGGTAAAACACCCGGGCACCGGTTTCGGCAAGCCCGGGCGGCAGCAGTGTGGGCGGGCCGCAAACCCGCACCTCGGCCCCCAAGCCGGTAAATCCCCAAATATCGGAGCGAGCCACCCGGCTGTGCAGTATATCTCCCACGATTACCACCGTAAGACCTTCCAATTTGCCCCGGGATTCACGTACTGTAAAAAGATCCAGCAGCGCCTGGGAAGGATGCTCATGGGCTCCATCACCCGC
This genomic interval from Desulfoscipio sp. XC116 contains the following:
- a CDS encoding aspartate carbamoyltransferase catalytic subunit, whose product is MYKRKDLLELKDLTAAEIQFLLDTAVPMKEIITRPIKKVPTLRGRTVVNLFYENSTRTRGSFELAAKYLSADSINISSSSSSVAKGESLYDTARTIQSLGADVVVLRHPMAGAPHLLAKTVGAAVINAGDGAHEHPSQALLDLFTVRESRGKLEGLTVVIVGDILHSRVARSDIWGFTGLGAEVRVCGPPTLLPPGLAETGARVFYRPEEALKGADVVIMLRIQKERQRQGLFPGLREYARLYGLNRERLALAKPDALVMHPGPMNRGVEIAHEIADGPAALIAEQVTNGVAVRMALLYLLTGGGAHNEADY
- a CDS encoding dihydroorotase, encoding MKLIIKDGRIIDPASGRDEQADLYVQDGIISARFVPDENTKIVDAAGKLVAPGFLDMHVHLREPGYEAKETIASGTAAAARGGFAGVACMPNTDPVADNRFIIEFICKRAAEAGRADVYPIGAVTRGSRGEELAELADMRDAGAVAFSDDGRPVPNAGIMRRAMQYCKMLGVCVISHCEDQTLAADGVMHEGYHSTILGLKGIPASAEEVMVARDIILAAETGCPLHIAHISTAGSVALVREAKRRGYPVTAEATPHHFTLTDRAVVRYNTAAKVNPPLRGENDVQAVREGLADGTIDVIATDHAPHTFDEKNVEFDLAPFGLVGLETAVGLVWTELVHTGILTPLQAVAKLALYPARILGVDRGTLAEGCAADITIIDPLYEQTVHPEQFVGKGKNTPFTGRTLKGLPVITIRSGLCTYTA